The DNA window tcatctctcttttttctctgttcttcaatTCAACGAAATCCGCTCACTATGCCGCTTCTCATCCTCCCATCCCACCagatttcttcaacattcaCAACATAACCTTCTAGATCTCAATCCTTCCATTTCCCCATGGCCCAACTctgttttctctgtttcttcttcttcttcttcctcttcttcgcCGGCCCCGCCGCATCTCAGCAGCTCTACTTCGCCGGATTCCACGACTCCGCCGCTGTCGCTGCCAACTTAACCCTCACTGACATCGCCAAGATCGAGCAGAACGGAATCTTAAAGCTCACGAACGACACCAGTCGATTACAGGGCCATGCCTTTTACAGTTCCCCTGTTCGCTTCAAAAACTCCTCCGACGGCAAAGCTTTTTCGTTCTCCACCGCTTTTTCCATCGCCGTCGTCCCCGAGTACCCGACCCTCGGTGGCCATGGCCTCGCCTTCACCATTGCGCAGTCGAAGAACCTCCGTGGACTTCCCAGTCAGTATTTGGGCCTTCTCAATGCGACCGACGTTGGGAACTTCTCGAACCATCTCTTCGCCGTGGAGTTTGACACCGTTCAAGATTTCGAGTTCGGCGACATCAACGACAACCACGTCGGAATTAATCTCAACAATATGGTCTCTAATGCCTCCACCACCGCTTCCTATTTCGTTGATGATGGACCCACCAAGCAAAACCTGACCCTAAAAAGTGGGAGGCCGATTCAAGCTTGGATCGATTACAATTCCGCTGTAAATTCCCTGACCGTGGCGCTTTCTCCGTTCTCCACTAAACCCAAGAAGCCGATTCTGTCGTTTAATGTAGATCTCTCTCCGATTCTTCACGAGTTTATGTATGTTGGGTTCTCCGCCTCGACTGGGCTTCTTGCAAGCTCTCACTATGTGTTGGGATGGAGTTTCAGTATGAATGGACCAGCCCAATCTCTGGATCTTTCTTCTTTGCCTTCTGTTCCTGGTCCGAAGAAGAAGCACACTGCCTTTACAATTGGGGTTTCTGTTGGGGCCGTTTTGATTGTAGCAATTGCAATTGGCGTTGCTGTTTTTATCGTATGGAAGATAAAAAACGCGGACATAATCGAGGCCTGGGAGCTTGAAATCGGCCCTCATCGGTACTCTTACAAGGAGCTCAAGCAGGCGACTAAACGATTTAGGGACAAAGAGCTTCTAGGGCGCGGTGGGTTTGGGAAAGTTTACAAAGGGACTTTGCGGAAATCGAAAACCGTAGTGGCTGTGAAGCGAATCTCTCATGAATCGAAACAGGGCCTGAGGGAATTTGTGTCGGAAATCGCTAGCATTGGCCGGCTTCGACACCGGAACTTGGTTCAGTTGCTGGGATGGTGTCGCCGCCGTGGGGATCTGCTTCTGGTTTATGAATTTATGGCTAATGGGAGCTTGGATAGCTACATTTTCGATGAGCCGGAAGCGGTTCTGAGTTGGGAACAGAGATTCAGAATCATCAAGGGCGTCGCCTCTGGTTTGCTGTACTTACACGAAGGCTACGAGCAGGTTATTGAATCACTAATGAACTCGTATGAACTTTTTGAAGAGCTAATAAGTGGCTGAACTAAACCGTTTATTCGTGTCGTTTTAACATAGGTGGTGATTCATAGAGATGTGAAGGCCAGTAATGTCCTGCTCGACAGCGAGATGAATGGAAAGCTGGGCGATTTCGGCCTGGCTCGGCTATACGAACACGGGGCGAACCCGAGCACGACTCGGGTGGTGGGAACTCTGGGATATCTGGCGCCGGAGCTACACAGAACAGGAAAAGCCACGACTAGCTCAGATGTGTACGCCTTCGGCGCACTTCTGCTGGAAGTGGCCTGCGGACGTCGACCGATCGACCCAAAATCTCGGTCGGAGGAGCTGGTGCTGGTGGATTGGGTGTGGGAGAATTACAGGGAAGGGAGATTAATGGAAGCAATGGATCCAAAACTGAAAGGGGATTACAATGCGGTGGAGGCAGTGATGATATTGAAATTGGGGTTATTCTGTTCGAACGATTCGGCGGCGGGGCGGCCGAGTATGAGGCAGGTGGTGCGGTATTTGGAGGGGGAAAATGGAGTGCCGGAGGAGATATCGGCACCGAAAGTGGTGGAGGGAGGGAAGAACGGGGAAGGGTTCGATGATTTTGTGAATTCGTTTGCTTCAACATGCTCGTATTCGCGTACCggaaatgataataataatatggatACGGATATGAgttttgcttcattttccaCTTCTCCTCTTTCGCTTCTCAATGGCAGAGACTGAGAGTTGTAAGATATGAttggtttttttgtttcccatCCTCTCATAACTCAAATATCTttcaaggttaatgagttttcactttttacacataattttaatgattCATCTTAATTTAAGATGTATGAGAAAGAACACTCTTAGTGAGCCAAGTTTGACTTTTagtttcttcctcctcctcatttctcctctccaatcttCTACTTCGCTCCCCATCTCAtatttccctctctctctctctctctctctctctctctctctctctctctctctctctaagaCGCCCAAAAGTGGAGTCTTTGAATTTTCCAGAAATCCTCCCTTTCCATGATTATTCGACTCATTTTTCTCCATCTTTTCCCCAACTATAAGAAATAGAACCATctgatttgatttaatttgttttggaGAGCCCAATAATGACTCTGTGGAGGTAAGCTCTCTAATTTCAGAACTATTCCacttttctccattttctaGTCTACAAGATCATGAGTAGTTCTAATTTCGATATTTTGTAGAAATTATTATGTATGCATTTATGTATCTTTCTTCTTggaattttaactttttaaatttttttaaaattatatctatctagcaaataagaaaaaaaaaaaaaaaaaaaaaaaNNNaaaaaaaaaaaaaaaaaaaaaaaaaaaaaacacttagTTTCTTTGAAAAACCTTTTATTAATGGAGATATAGTTACTTGTTTATAGTAATAAATTCGTGATCTTACCCTTCATTAACCAATAGAAGACTACTCttcctaataatttaatatttatcttttatagGACCATTTTTGAATTCCTATTCTTAAACCCCCAAATTGAACAAATTGACAATATTTACTCCTTTTTCATTATCAAGGTGACCTTccaacaaattttatattcgaTACACAGACTTGTACAACTAAAACGATAAGATTCAATTGGAtttaaaggtttttaaaatgtggatTTCTCTTTCTTCGTCTAATTTTTCTATTACTTTAGCTGATCAGGAATTCTTCAACGGTGAGCCTTATACTTGATATGAAGACTCCACAGATTCAGAATCCGTGGAACTTACCAgctcaaaaattcaaaataaccTAAGAAGATGTTTGAAAGAAATTGCTTACCTCCGA is part of the Cucurbita pepo subsp. pepo cultivar mu-cu-16 chromosome LG03, ASM280686v2, whole genome shotgun sequence genome and encodes:
- the LOC111789985 gene encoding L-type lectin-domain containing receptor kinase S.4-like; translated protein: MAQLCFLCFFFFFFLFFAGPAASQQLYFAGFHDSAAVAANLTLTDIAKIEQNGILKLTNDTSRLQGHAFYSSPVRFKNSSDGKAFSFSTAFSIAVVPEYPTLGGHGLAFTIAQSKNLRGLPSQYLGLLNATDVGNFSNHLFAVEFDTVQDFEFGDINDNHVGINLNNMVSNASTTASYFVDDGPTKQNLTLKSGRPIQAWIDYNSAVNSLTVALSPFSTKPKKPILSFNVDLSPILHEFMYVGFSASTGLLASSHYVLGWSFSMNGPAQSLDLSSLPSVPGPKKKHTAFTIGVSVGAVLIVAIAIGVAVFIVWKIKNADIIEAWELEIGPHRYSYKELKQATKRFRDKELLGRGGFGKVYKGTLRKSKTVVAVKRISHESKQGLREFVSEIASIGRLRHRNLVQLLGWCRRRGDLLLVYEFMANGSLDSYIFDEPEAVLSWEQRFRIIKGVASGLLYLHEGYEQVVIHRDVKASNVLLDSEMNGKLGDFGLARLYEHGANPSTTRVVGTLGYLAPELHRTGKATTSSDVYAFGALLLEVACGRRPIDPKSRSEELVLVDWVWENYREGRLMEAMDPKLKGDYNAVEAVMILKLGLFCSNDSAAGRPSMRQVVRYLEGENGVPEEISAPKVVEGGKNGEGFDDFVNSFASTCSYSRTGNDNNNMDTDMSFASFSTSPLSLLNGRD